A window from Salmo trutta chromosome 29, fSalTru1.1, whole genome shotgun sequence encodes these proteins:
- the LOC115167705 gene encoding solute carrier organic anion transporter family member 1C1-like produces the protein MGEVNLPVGAVGIFLGGLLMKRYKLGVVSGAQLSFVTSFMAYLLLPLQSGTKCDNVKVAGLTVSYNGSPGVRWQPVVRV, from the exons ATGG GTGAGGTGAACCTGCCTGTGGGTGCGGTGGGGATATTCCTGGGAGGTCTACTGATGAAGAGGTATAAGCTTGGTGTTGTGTCTGGAGCCCAGCTGTCTTTCGTCACCTCCTTCATGgcctacctcctcctccctctgcagTCTGGCACTAAGTGTGACAACGTTAAGGTGGCTGGTCTGACCGTGTCCTACAACGG gTCCCCTGGTGTACGATGGCAACCTGTTGTCAGAGTGTAA